The Palaemon carinicauda isolate YSFRI2023 chromosome 7, ASM3689809v2, whole genome shotgun sequence DNA window gagatcatgatgaggggtagatggagatggtttgggcatgctcttcgcactccccaagagagattagttcaccaaactttcaactgggctccacaaggcactagaagagttggaagacccaggcctacatggcttaggactataaagcgtgaagtaggagatgatgaaagaagaattgaattaaaagctcaagacagagaaaactggcgaaatctaaccgagtccttttgcgtcaataggcgtaggaggagatgatgatgatgatgatgatctctttaGACTTTGAGTAGGCCTACCACACGATGTAGGAGCGAAGAGGGGGAAATAGCTTTAATATTACACGAAATTGATTATGTGTCaacattaagaaaaagaagaagaagaagcaaggcaaaacaaaagaagaagaagaagaagaagaagaagcaaagcaaaacaaaagaagaacaaCTCCAACAAGGAATCGAAGTCTATATAGGAAGGTTTCTTCTTCTTCGGTTTCCAGGGGAGTAAGCCAAGAAAggagttgaggggggggggggcctctgccGGGACACGTCTACCGGACAATTGCATCATAAGTAGGAACATTtctattatttgtatttgtattcttTTGACGTGAAATGAATCAAGGTTTCATTGTAGCCTGATTGTGAACGACGGAGTGCAGTTCGAAAGATCGCTCTAATAAAAGCAAATAGTAATTTCAAGATGAATTATTTCTATACATTTGGAAACTGGAAATGAACAAAATTAGGATAGTGAAAGAAAGATGTCAAATTTCATCCAACGAAACctctatgattttatatatatatatgtcatgtaaaggaaaaaatttcatactgaataaagtgatatgtgtatttgatcaagtattttatgagttttattcgttagttaaacgatagagagacattgaaataaaaagagagagagagagagagagagagagacgagaaaaaagaagttgaagcgAGGTGGtacttgagaggcactgtttgtgaaaagtgctgacataagcgataaattggccaaaacaacacAAATGGAATGCGCGccggttagcttgccgagaaaccggaagtgacatgtgtatgacgttaccattacgtcagaagaagggaccaatagaacacaagaatagtcacatgacgtgacgcaattacaacgcccttattctaagctacttaaacaGTTGATGGCATAGAGGAGgcggctctttcctacaagtaaccgcgataatcggttgtcccttctccctctccccccgtcatgggggaggccttacctctggtgcacagttggcctgcactaactaaacgtcaagttaacaacaagatatttactaaGACgaacaacgaagggaccgagttccctaactgccaacaaattacctttcaaccgagaggtataagattatcttcgatgaaggagaaattaccaagaagcgtgtcaatGAGaggacacagctatgaagaagcgatccctaaaTTGCCCAAATAGGattcaaggatttcgcatccagaacgctgaagtggtagcagaagtctacggttgcagcctccaatcttcacgaatttatattgttccagtctgtatttaaaacctaattattccacgtagaaaattactgtaaagctaatgtacatcaagttccagaagtaaagttaaggaactatatggcattttaccatcacccactttcctgagggtctagatataaataattttattgcactgaaaggattgaagagatacatttatttaattaaaataatattaaagtggtgcttaatgaaagaaaaagaaaatgcccaacaaagcatcacctgtatgattatatatatatatatatatatatatatatatatatatatatatatatatatatatatatatatattactgattatTTCTGTGTAgatctggtattattattactacttgctaggctacaaccctagttggaaaagcaggatgctataagccccaggactccaacaaggaaaatagcccaataaggaaaggatacaaagaaaattaaaattcttaagaagagtaacaacattagaataaatatctactataaaaactttaactaaacaagagggagagaaacaagacggaacagcgtgcccgagtgtacccttaagcaagagaactctaacccaagagagtggaagaccatggtacagaggctatggcactacccaagactagagagcaatggtttgattttggagtatcctcctcctagaagagctgcttaccatagctaaagagtctcttctacccttaccaagaggaaagtagctaaccccttgggtgaagaagaattgcttggtaatctcagtgttgtcaggtagaatctcaatgggtggctggtgccctggccaacctactacctacttagacTCATTCTATCTTGGATTGGTACTTCACACTTTAGAATCCAAAAGATGATGGAGGATTTGAACagggaaagctgaaatgtaggaatgaaaattgattcgagtaaaactaagataatgttcaatgacaattcagtgagacaacaaataagggttatgggtgagcatctagagattgttaaggaatatacatacttaggacagacagcaagtgtttcacCAGACCACGAGACCGAAAATAATAGTTGGATAAGcagggaatggagagcttttggtaaacaagacgAAAACATAGAGATTGTCTTTACAGAAGAAGATCAAAtcgaaaatacaatgaaataaacttaaGAAGAAAACTGAAAAAGGCAAATATAAAATAAGATAAGGAATATGGATGAGTATTCCCCGTAGATGGAACAGATGTTGCCATTAATAAATTAGGCCCAAGATCTGATTAGGCCTACTACACAACGTAGGGGCCAATcaggaagaggagaaagtagctCCAATGTTAATAGGAATTGATTATGTGTCAACATTATTAAGAAGAAGAggcaatgcaaaacaaaagaagaagaagaagaagacaaagaagaagaagaataggaaggaTTCCTCTTCTTCAGTCTCCAGGGTCATCGACCAAGACAAAGATGAGGGAGGGAGGTGTGGGCAGCCTGGCCAAGGTCAGTGGGGGAAGGAGTCGgcatgagtaggtcgattgatTATAAGGAATGAGTGTGGttctttacttgaaatttttgacagatttattttcattttttccactGTTATTGTTTGCAACTCTCTAAAATATGGGTTTCTTCCGAACTGTCTTGGCAAAGAGGGATGTCTCTGATTCAATAGTAAGTAGCAAGGGGAAAAGTGTGTGCataccaaagtaattttgtaaacagtttagtAATCTTTTCatccttatacaagaggctgatataccgtgaccaataccacatgaacaatataATGCAATTGTAATTATTAAAACAATGAATATAGTATTTCCCCTAATATTATAGTTAGGAACATATCGGGCTCTCTTGATGGCCtgctttttcttcatcagcatttggaaaggaaaacactcaCTTTCGGTCCAGTTCGTTAATTTCCTTTGCAGTTTGGCACACAGCACATGAAAGGGATTAGCCTGGATTCCAAAAGCagtcaaattttctggaataacagcagaaaacttTGAAGAAATCGAGCGAGACCCCTCTACTCATAGCCTATGGTAACCTTTCTAACCCCCAAAATGACCCGACTTTCACTAGAGCCtgtaaaaaaaagggggaatttaCATCTATCCAATTCTGAACAGTAAACATATCGGTGTTGGTAGAAACCATAACATTGTTTTCTTCTTTATCTTTGAAGAAAATCAAAGTTATATCAGTCATTATCTTTTCCGGATCTGGGTTGACTTTCTCTCAGGTTATCCAATTGGAAACAGGAAGCCAGTCCTTTATACTTTTGGTCTTTTGTGGAGATTAATGTTGCTTACTTgactttatttttattacataggaaaatgattaatgattaacaaatatcAATATTAGTTCGGGACGATTATTTTGTGCATattagcaaggttggtagcgtcgcggatttctattacagaggtcccgagttcggtccctgccagggacgcgaataccgtgagaccttctaccggggggtactccaagggtggcgcctggggggaggttagaggggactagtgatagtccctgctggctaatggtcgcccgaggaggacgatgtaaatcgtctctgtggagacctaaaacctgcaactttaacttttttaacatAAAAATGAGAGATCCTCGTCAAATCCACAAAAATTCCTTCATTGTTTCTGAATCCAACAGAAAACTTACTGGCGACATTTATCTTCCCAATCAAAACTATCTTTTTGGGGAACCTTCATCTCTGATATATTATTAGGTAATTCAGTCAAACTCTCTCAAAACAAGAAGATGAGAAAGTCTTTCCCTAACAATAATCAAATGATTGATATTTTAACATAAACGGTCAGTTCTTCCTTCCCTTTTATAAGAATTGGATGTCTATTTAGAAATAAAAGGAATAGAATTTGACAGCTTTCTAATAATGGATGCAGTTATTCAGAGGTCCCAAATCACCTCGTTTTTACAACAAAACTCTACAACATTTCAGAGAAATAAAGGAAGGAACCTTTGACATTTTCGGTCCCGTACTATATTATTCAGTCTTGAATTCGCAATTAGAATGATTCCCCTCAGATATAACTGGATAAAGCAGTTCTTGTCTTTTCGCATCACTCTTTAAATCCCAGGTGTTTAATATCATGTTTTATCAGAGCAAAAAAGTCCGATCATCTTCCTCCCCAATGAAACAcggtaagaattctctctctctctctctctctctctctctctctctctctctctctctctctctctctctctctctctctctctctctctctcctctaaaccTAAATGCAATAACACTCAAAATACTGAACTGCAAAGTTGCAAGGGTCCATTTCCTTCTACTGGAATGTGATGTGAACTGAAGGTTAATCTCACTAACCTAAGTGAGGACGATAAACAGATGAAGTACTCTTTGAGGAAGAAATTACTGACAGATATTAatctttattcttatttcaaaGTGAGGAGACCCTTTTAAACGACGTAGTTATGTTTATgggattatttgttttgtctttctaACTACATAAGGCAAGTGCTCTATATGTCTCATGGAAAATCCGATGCACTTCAAGGTAAGGGTGGCGTCAGACAAACACAGAAAGAAGTCACTTGGTGATACAATCCTTCATCAAAATCCAATAGTGATTCAATACGTCATTGATGATAAGTCTTGTAAATTTCGTCTTCCTCTTTCATTCACATCTTCAGATTAATTCCTCTTCTTCGATTTTGCTTCAGGGACTCTGAATGTTAACCAGgcccaggaggagagagagagagagagagagagagagagagagagagagagagagagagagagagagagagggggggggggggggggtcccgaaTAGTTTATAACTTGAAGAGTCACTCACCGAAGACTTCTTTTGAAGGGAAGGAACATCTCAGTGACATCTGACGTCAAACTTTGAATAACATCAATGGGTATTTAGGGATGCAATAGACATGCAATGGGAAGCAATAAGGAAATTCATTAGAGAAAGTTTATGTTTATTTTAGCAATTATCCTCCTGTTGCAAAGGGAAGTTTCAAAAAGTATTCCATTTGATTGATGTGTCCATCCTGTTTGCACAAAGAGTGAAGCTGCAGGCTTAGCACCGAAACTCCTCTCACTTGGATTTGGCTTTacggaaaaaaaaactttgtttgtcTAAGAGGGAAAAAGTTTGACCAGAAAGAGACATTGTTCATAGACAAGGCTGGGAAATGGATTTCAAATTGATCTTTAATTCATAGCCGACACTTGAGCTTTGAACAATAAGCATCATCTGCTGCTTGGGAATTTGCAATCAAGACCTCCAGTGAAACAGGATTTTATTCCAGCTCACTTTGATCATTTTTCTGGATACATCTTTTGATGACATAGGCTAAATCAGTTGACTGAGATACGTGCATaatttcatctaaatccttttAGATAAAAGAATGTGTTCAATATTTGCTTTTAATCCTTTTCAAGACTAAACGTGAAATATCTTACTACAACTAAAACTGAATATGTGACATGTTCAACACATCCTCGCTTATTTGTGTACAGGAATGTTAAGAGTAAGTATCCAGCCTTGAAGTTTTGGTAACTGAATAGTTTTAAATGACACAAATTTgctgtctctctgccttttcattgaacattatcttagtgttactcatatcaattttgagtcctacatttctgctttttctattcaaaccttccctcattttttttaaattctcaagTGTAAAGTACTTACCCTAGACAAAATAAGTCTAAGAATAACAGATATGCACAGAAataatcattgatatatatatatatgtatatatatatatatatatatatatatatatatatatatatatatatatatatatatatatatatatatatatatatatatatatatatatatatatatatatatatatatatatatatatatatgtaaatatatatacacatatatacatatcaataaagatatttattCAACACTCTATTCATGAACAGATTTATATAAAACGATATGTTGTACAATTATAGTTTTAAATCTAGAATCATAAGGATAAGAAGACCGAAATAGaacaattattttatttgatagtaTTGATATGACATTATATTGTTTCTAAACATttcattatatttgtttttaaaaatgtttgggtattaaaaaaaagtcttattgcATAATATTAAGCTTTCTAAATTCAATctaaaaaatcacagaaaaagaaaatatgattatcaaTTGTTAATGATTTGAACATATCTGAATGTTAGTATCAAGAGTATaattcctctttcttcttcatGGAACTACGGTACATATAAAAGGGGCTAATTCTTCAGAAACTTCTAGAAGACCATGGACGGCTACTTTGGGGTGGATGGCCGCgacgttgaagtagtagaggggcttggcgttgaagtagtagaggggcttggcgttgaagtagtagaggggcttggcgttgaagtagtagaggggctttaacattgacgtagtagaggggcttggcgttgaagtagtagaggggcttggcgttgaacaTTGACGTAGTAGAGGGGGCTTGACATTgacgtagtagaggggcttggcgttgaagctGGTGTTCTGTTTCCAGGTGTAGTGGTGGGAATCGCAGTCGATGGGAAATCAATGGATTTGCAAAGTATATTGTTGAGTGTTGTGGCCAGGTCACTGGCAAAGCGAGGAAGGTGAAAATTTATAGCATCCACCACTGCTTCTGGATACTTATTTAGCTCCCAAGCAGAGGCCTAAGAGGAAAGATACAAATAGACATGGTTGAAATCACATGCATAATATCAATTTCACGAGACTGTCCAATCattcataattgttttttttttttcagttagatcAACATTTTCTCCATTGTATTTAGTTCttttaaacattgaaaaataaGATTTGACCGTATAAGGCACTTGattaaggaagagaaaatagaGGACTTACTGTGATTCCTTCAGCATGGAAGGCTATTTGGAGAGAATCTCTGGTGATGCAGAGATTGAAGGGATCCGGCGAGTAATAGTCATATCTGAACCTCAACTCCAGAGTATAGTCATGCACCTGCAAACTGACAGTAGACGAAACCATTGTTAACGGCAATTGACTAATCTCTTAAAGTTCAAATTCGACAAGAATTTTTGTTCAACAATGCTACAGGAGGGACAGGCAATATACGGGTAAAGTCAGTTTTGGAAATACTCACATAAAGCTGACTTTTACTTGATTAGGAGAACCTGGTCGATTAATGTGTACATCAGCATGACTGGTATTGAATTCCAAATTGGGTCTTTGAGGTTTAGTGTTGCCTATAAAGATCAGGAATTATTCGTAGAGACAGAGAATGTATGTGGTATTAATTAATTAGAAGTAGATGAGAATTAGGAAGAAGACAAATGAATCATTTCTTCTTGTTAAAGAAACGATATAAAAAATCAAACGAGCCTCaaacaattaattgttttgtttagttGTCTTCAGAATAACACATAATTAGGTAACAAAGTACGAAGATTTTATAATACTTCCTTACCACGCGGTCTTGCCCAAAATCATGGAAGGAGCTGCACCTAACAATGGAAAAGCCTTCAAATTTCAGGTTAAACAAGTCGTAGgtggcactgaaaaaaaaaatcagtttcagCTTAAAAGAAATGACAATGCTCACATCGTAACAAAATGTAGCAgaatgtttttaatgtatttttttcacttatatGTTACCCAAAACGAAATTCGCATCTTCATTTGTTATTCATAGCTAACCTTCTGTTGTCACGAATATAATTGAAATCGGAGATGATGGGGAACGTGTGTGGATCCATGGGACGAAGCACCCTTTGTAGTTCATAAGTAATTAGGTCACATGGTGAAACTGAAAGGAAAGGAATATTTAACATAAACTAAATGAGCAAAGCAAGCAACAGTAAACATCTTCAAAAATGAGAACTTAGACACAGCACAATTTCACAAAGCTCTTTTAACCTCTTTGTTTACTTACTTGGAGGCGGAAGCCCTCGTGCAAAGGCAGCTAAAATTGCCGCCAGGATCAATGTTCTCTGGAACATGGCTAAGGAAGAGGGTTTCAATATCAacctgtaaggagagagagagagagagagagagagagatagagagagagagagagagagagagagagagagagagagagagagagcctgattaATTATTGATATTAGTTTTAGACTGTAATCAGTAATTGTTCAACTCTCCTTCTCTTTTTACATTGAAAGACATGTGGTCTGAAAAGAGATTGATCACAGTTCAGTCTAGTAAAACTGTGAACAATCTTAATGTCATTCTGAAACAGCTTCGAGACCATAAGAAAGGAGTAATTTCAAATATAACTCGCTGTAATTATTAGAAACAGTAATGCCCCCATATTAACAACTGTACAAATTGTATGAGAGAACATTTCACTTTTAGAAATGCGTCTTTTCTAAAGTTTTGTTCTCATCAACGCATGAAAGGTGAGCTGGCAATAGAAATCTCTCAGTCTCCAGAGAATGACTGACTAGCAAAGAGACCAAGTCCAACTCACAACAACGTCTTGTTTCCTGCAGAAGGAGACGACGGAGGAAGCAGAGCAGATCTGAAGGACGCCACCACAAGAGTGCTTGTAATTTCGGAGGACTGCGGGGATGAGCTTATCCCTAGGCTTATCCTGGACCTATAAATACCAATTGGATATCCCTGatttcccacccccacccccacccccacccgctgAGAACTCGCACTCcaacaccccctcccctttccccaccTTCAAGGCTCCCCTTGGCTCGATACGTTGTATGTTTAATGAGTCACATTTCCGAATCTGCCATATTCGTTCCTAGTttgtgctgctctctctctctctctctctctctctctctctctctctctctctctctctctctctacatacatatatatatatatatatatatatatatatatatatatatatatatatatatatataagtgtaagtctgtatatatacgcatgtatgtatgcgtatatacatacacacacacacacacacacatatatatatatatatatatatatatatatatatgtgtgtatatatatatatatatatatatatatatatatatatatatatatacatgcgtgtatacacAGATttacaatggtatatatatatatatatatatatatatatatatacagtatatatatatattctatacacacatatatgtaaatatctacttatattcatatatactgtatacatatgcatattttcacatatatatgcaccatcatcatcatcatcatcatcttctcctacgcctattgatacaaagggtctcggttagatttcgccagtggtctctatcttgagcttttaattcaatacttctccattcatcatctacatcgcgcttcatagtcctcagccatgtagccctgggtcttctaactcttctagtgacttttggaatccagctgaaagtttggtgaactaatctctcttggggagtgcgaagagcatgcccaaaacatctccatctacccctgaatattatctcatccgcatatggcacacaagtaatctttcttatagtttcatttctaatcctgtcctgccaatcaactcccaatatccttctgatggctttgttctcaaacctactaaatctatgcgtagaatatagaaatccccttttgatggcatttgtggactatgaaaaagcctttgatattgtgcaccggctaattttgtggagagtcctgcgttattatggaattcctcttaaatatgtaaatttggttaagtctgttcctgggcatagcaagtgcaaagttaatgtttagagtcttatcgaatgaatttccagtgatcagcggaatactccaagggaatgtgttgtcaactatgttgtttatactcatcatggattttgtaatgtgtagaacagtcagagatggtggagaaggattggactggattagtgataagaatttagcagacctagagtatgctgatgatgctgtctttgttagcagaacgccacaggatttgcaatgcttgcttaccagaatgcaggaaatatcacacgaggtgaggctcaagataaatagaagaaagacagagatgatgagaagagaatatgtaatggaagattaaatatcattggaaggagaaaggattaatgagctagaatcgtttaaatatttaggaactatgacctccaatacagggtctttagaattggaggttagtgaaagattgaagaaaacaaatcagacaatggctaggttaagtgaaatctggaagtcaaatcgcctgaaattacatataaaatgagactatatatcattttagtgagatcagtgttactctatggacaagagtcatggtataacaatgaaacaatcgccaatagatttacctttatatgcatttgaatataaatctatttgtacttttatatgtatgcatatacagtatatgtatagttcttatatattaaactatatatatacatatatatatatatatatgtgtgtgtatatatatatatatatatatatatatatatatatatatatatatatatgtatataatatatatatatatatatatatatatatatatatatatatatatatatatatatatatatatatgtatgtatgtataaaacccaAGTcagtcgtaaacacaatcagatcaaaattgaggaaaaatgagatatttaaaggtcaagggacagtgtcaatgccccagagactgaccatatatctatatgatcagtgccaagcccctctctttacaaaaataaatatattctatataaattacaacagttattccatcgtattcaggggctttccatctcttgagttttttaatgatagcttcgactcccaacacactgaattccttcatgggcactgttatgtattttgtactgtaatactatatgggcTACGGGtcttaagagtaatgttgcacaccattgcattgatagaacgtgtTTCGACATAGTTtaaaagtgtagtagcgtatgttatgaaggatttaatcattaattaattgtcctaaagttaggatgtgattcttcttccttttgtattgcagtaggattcgatcttttgagagcgatgctcatgttttgtttttgtacgagttttgtttacatattctcactcgagagagtcacaagttgttaaacaagtcagagagtagagctgCAATGTAGAccttagtgtaaatatatatatatatatatatatatatatatatatatatatatatgtgtgtgtgtgtgtgtgtgtgtgtctgtgtctgtgtctgtgtgtgtgtgtgtatgtattaccttggtctaagatttctttaccaatccctttacatcgtgtttcagttagggccaagatatccaaaccatatttcataaatttcttctccacttgctgtaacttccaaatcagattcatggttctaacattccaatttccaattttcaatttttctttagtaattgTAAACCCAGAGATTCCTGGTGCCATTCTATCATTTTCACTTTCCCTAGACTGATTAAAttaatagaggattcattgactcaATTCATGGATAATTTAAATTGATATGACTAATATAACATACagatatgtaaacatacatatgtatatgatagagTTACCTGTCATATTCTATTCTAAACGAATACCATAGCAGAATAGGAGGTAGAATCAGGCAATACCTTTCACTTGTTTACTCCTACATCGTTCGCATACAAAAGATAAAACACTATGGTGAAAAGGTGCAGCTTATGCCAAGGTAACCAAATATAAGTAGATTACAAAATGGAACTCCCATTCAATTGTACATTAAGCACTGTAACCTCAACAATATATAAAGCACATTGCTATTTGATATTCTTTTAGTTGATAATGTTTTTTTGTCTAATTTCAAGATCAGGTTTAAAAATGTTGGAGTTTAAATTTAAAG harbors:
- the LOC137643442 gene encoding uncharacterized protein; its protein translation is MFQRTLILAAILAAFARGLPPPISPCDLITYELQRVLRPMDPHTFPIISDFNYIRDNRSATYDLFNLKFEGFSIVRCSSFHDFGQDRVATLNLKDPIWNSIPVMLMYTLIDQVLLIK